Proteins encoded by one window of Anopheles maculipalpis chromosome 2RL, idAnoMacuDA_375_x, whole genome shotgun sequence:
- the LOC126558121 gene encoding uncharacterized protein LOC126558121, which yields MKSSLTIPEYVSDALSSVAQKLGFTSNQHSVDYDFRTSENNRSVVSIFYRVTFREEPREVTVLCKVPPPGADDALLALFEREVFVYGKLLPAFEQFQRTAQEAVPTNTTTSTAPEEEIVSFGPLCYHAHCDAKKGEGIIVLEDVQRRGFTNRHKFEPMDYEHARLAMVQLGRFHAISLALKKQQPELFDQYRYMGDVTGERVLAMEGFEQAMEQAFESASATLNPGDVGRREKLARLRGCFAEELQNISDTALSEPFCVVCHGDYAGDNMMFSYNGGFPNRMVLLDWQLAKYGSPALDFVHTVFLSTDESFRRNHYDNMLQTYHNALMSHLERLGDDSATEWFPLTVLMRLIKLQARQALVLGMLHIPLTIASEEAALVAEDQTDEDREDSSSVQISDTGDAKYQTRMAGLLKDVFRLGFL from the exons ATGAAAAGTTCTTTAACCATACCCGAATACGTGAGCGATGCACTAAGCAGCGTGGCACAGAAATTAGGCTTCACCAGTAATCAACACTCAGTGGATTATGATTTTCGTACCAGCGAAAACAATCGTTCGGTGGTGTCCATTTTCTATCGCGTGACATTTCGTGAGGAACCACGTGAAGTTACCGTGCTGTGTAAGGTTCCGCCACCCGGTGCAGACGATGCGCTGTTGGCATTGTTCGAACGTGAAGTGTTCGTGTATGGGAAGCTGTTGCCTGCATTCGAACAATTTCAGCGAACAGCGCAGGAAGCGGTTCCCACGAACACAACTACATCAACCGCTCCGGAGGAGGAAATCGTATCCTTTGGACCGTTGTGTTATCATGCACACTGTGACGCGAAAAAGGGAGAGGGTATCATTGTGCTAGAGGACGTGCAGAGGCGTGGATTCACCAACCGACACAAGTTCGAACCGATGGACTATGAACACGCACGTCTTGCGATGGTACAGTTGGGACGATTTCATGCGATTTCGCTAGCCCTTAAGAAGCAGCAGCCAGAATTGTTTGACCAGTATCGCTACATGGGTGACGTTACCGGTGAGCGTGTACTAGCGATGGAAGGGTTCGAACAGGCAATGGAACAAGCATTCGAAAGTGCATCGGCCACGCTGAATCCCGGCGATGTGGGAAGGCGCGAAAAATTGGCACGTCTTCGTGGATGCTTTGCCGAGGAGTTGCAGAATATCAGCGATACTGCCCTGTCGGAACCGTTCTGTGTTGTATGTCATGGGGACTACGCGGGAGACAACATGATGTTTTCGTACAAT gGAGGATTTCCAAATCGCATGGTGTTGCTTGACTGGCAGCTGGCAAAGTATGGCTCTCCGGCACTAGATTTCGTACACACCGTCTTCCTATCGACGGACGAATCGTTTCGCCGCAATCACTACGACAACATGCTGCAGACGTACCACAACGCGCTGATGAGCCATCTTGAGCGACTTGGCGATGATAGTGCCACGGAGTGGTTCCCGCTGACGGTGCTAATGCGGCTAATCAAACTGCAGGCTCGACAAGCATTGGTGCTTGGCATGCTCCACATACCACTGACAATTGCAAGCGAAGAAGCGGCACTCGTTGCGGAAGATCAGACCGATGAGGATCGTGAGGATTCTAGCTCGGTGCAGATAAGCGATACGGGCGATGCAAAGTATCAGACGCGTATGGCGGGACTGTTGAAGGATGTTTTCCGATTAGGTTTTCTTTAG
- the LOC126557452 gene encoding uncharacterized protein LOC126557452 yields the protein MAGETNTDSSVEQATVSTVAPTETSAKHVSSTVDLRDSQSHDVIEAAVQEETMAEESVKQISIVEQSATVPENEKHQELSVNAEEASLEVAKVVEQNEPVVQLSENSVMEPVHDVSIADEEDNTEAFVSEKRSTETVEDEDASAEPVVVKEEISAEPVAAEEVSTEPAAVKEEISPEPIAVKEEISPEPIAVKEEISAEPFAIEEITTEPAFLYKAMEQVASGQGFTAGQFKIEFDVGSNKGDGFVGQLFKAFLTEGDRREVFLCKIPPLNEARRRQFPTMTIFSRETLAYKTLLPALFTYQESKGVAREDGFFNVPKCYYAECDETAEESVIIMEDLRLQDYRMWDKMVPVNYEHVKLTMQSLGRLHAVSLALKRERPQDFEQFKVSDPLEVLMPEGSPMAGMMVQMILDAIETLEPHETKERSKLQKLADNMRKEMLACTDSSSAEPYTVLGHGDCWVNNFMFNYKNGIPENVVLLDWQITRYVSPVLDLVYFLFCCTDEEFRRRHYDEMMNVYYNSLETLLEKLGHSPQEVFPRTALMRQLRRYGKFGILMAVFLVPMLCTRNEDLIDMDEAAERYRDTNEMDLKGVTMNANKQAYRTRMSAVARDLVRYGYL from the exons ATGGCTGGAGAAACAAATACGGATTCTAGTGTAGAGCAAGCGACGGTGTCCACGGTAGCTCCAACTGAAACGTCCGCAAAGCACGTGTCTTCTACTGTTGATTTAAGAGATTCTCAATCACATGATGTAATAGAGGCTGCAGTGCAGGAAGAAACTATGGCAGAAGAAAGTGTAAAGCAGATAAGTATTGTTGAACAGAGCGCGACGGTGCCTGAGAATGAAAAACATCAGGAGTTATCAGTTAACGCGGAGGAAGCATCGTTGGAAGTGGCGAAAGTTGTAGAACAAAACGAACCTGTTGTGCAACTATCCGAAAACAGTGTGATGGAGCCAGTGCATGATGTTTCAATTGCGGACGAAGAAGACAATACTGAGGCATTTGTATCGGAAAAAAGATCTACGGAAACTGTTGAAGATGAAGATGCCTCTGCTGAACCTGTTGTTGTAAAGGAAGAAATTTCCGCCGAACCTGTGGCGGCTGAGGAAGTTTCCACTGAACCTGCCGCTGTAAAGGAAGAAATTTCCCCCGAACCTATTGCTGTAAAGGAAGAAATTTCCCCCGAACCTATTGCTGTAAAGGAAGAAATTTCCGCTGAACCGTTTGCGATTGAAGAAATCACCACTGAACCTGCT TTCCTGTACAAAGCGATGGAACAAGTAGCTAGCGGACAGGGTTTTACTGCAGGACAGTTCAAGATCGAGTTTGACGTTGGATCAAACAAGGGTGACGGGTTTGTGGGTCAATTGTTCAAAGCATTTCTCACCGAAGGTGATCGTCGGGAGGTGTTCCTGTGTAAAATCCCTCCACTAAACGAAGCCCGTCGCCGTCAATTTCCCACGATGACCATTTTCAGCCGTGAAACGCTAGCGTACAAAACCCTGCTACCGGCTCTATTCACTTATCAGGAGAGTAAAGGTGTCGCTCGTGAAGATGGTTTCTTTAATGTGCCAAAGTGCTATTATGCCGAATGTGACGAAACTGCGGAAGAGTCGGTTATCATAATGGAAGATTTGCGCCTGCAGGACTACCGGATGTGGGATAAAATGGTGCCAGTAAACTATGAACACGTGAAGCTAACGATGCAATCTTTGGGACGTTTGCATGCGGTGTCGCTTGCGTTGAAACGGGAACGGCCACAAGATTTCGAACAATTCAAAGTGTCAGACCCGTTGGAGGTGCTGATGCCCGAAGGAAGCCCTATGGCGGGAATGATGGTTCAGATGATACTCGACGCGATTGAAACGCTTGAACCACATGAAACGAAGGAACGAAGCAAGTTGCAAAAGCTGGCAGATAATATGCGTAAGGAAATGTTAGCCTGCACCGATAGCAGCTCGGCGGAACCGTACACAGTACTCGGCCATGGCGACTGTTGGGTGAACAACTTTATGTTCAACTACAAG AATGGAATTCCAGAAAATGTTGTCCTGCTTGATTGGCAGATAACGCGCTATGTATCACCCGTGCTCGATCTCGTCTACTTTCTGTTCTGTTGTACGGATGAAGAGTTCCGACGGCGGCACTACGACGAGATGATGAACGTGTACTACAACTCGCTAGAGACACTACTCGAAAAGCTTGGCCACAGTCCTCAGGAAGTCTTCCCACGAACAGCGCTAATGCGTCAATTACGCCGTTACGGCAAGTTCGGAATATTAATGGCCGTTTTTCTGGTGCCGATGCTATGCACGCGCAACGAAGATCTGATCGATATGGATGAGGCGGCCGAGAGGTACCGCGATACGAACGAAATGGATTTGAAGGGCGTGACTATGAATGCCAATAAACAGGCGTATCGGACACGGATGAGTGCGGTGGCACGCGATTTGGTGCGGTATGGGTATCTATAG